A DNA window from Arachis duranensis cultivar V14167 chromosome 3, aradu.V14167.gnm2.J7QH, whole genome shotgun sequence contains the following coding sequences:
- the LOC107480732 gene encoding uncharacterized protein LOC107480732 — translation MSECCCSIVIPNLQIPSFTKNPFPIADFGRRNHFSRCFPASLPFPNPSSKLPPFRVSRTIQATSAHMEVERTQGSESNSASMKLLFVEMGVGYDQHGQNITAAAMRACRDAISSNSIPAFRRGSIPGVNFDQMKLQIKLGVPNSLQSSLDIEKVKSVFPYGKILNVEVVDGGLICSSGVHVEEMGDKNDDCYIVNAAVYVGY, via the exons atgagtGAGTGCTGTTGTTCAATTGTAATTCCAAATCTTCAGATTCCATCATTTACCAAAAACCCTTTTCCCATAGCTGATTTCGGCCGCCGAAACCATTTTTCACGGTGTTTCCCCGCATCTCTTCCTTTCCCAAATCCGTCGTCAAAGCTGCCACCTTTTCGAGTTTCTAGAACTATCCAGGCCACGTCAGCTCACATGGAAGTTGAACGAACTCAAGGGTCTGAGTCAAACAGCGCCTCAATGAAGCTCTTGTTTGTGGAGATGGGTGTCGGATACGATCAACACGG GCAGAATATAACGGCTGCAGCAATGAGGGCATGCAGGGATGCcatttcttctaattcaatcccAGCTTTCCGCAGAG GTTCCATCCCTGGTGTCAATTTCGATCAGATGAAATTGCAGATCAAGCTAGGTGTTCCTAATTCTCTTCAGAGCTCTTTGGATATCGAGAAAGTCAAGTCTGTGTTTCCCTA TggaaaaattttgaatgttgAAGTGGTGGATGGTGGATTGATATGCTCAAGTGGGGTGCATGTGGAAGAGATGGGTGACAAGAATGATGATTGTTACATTGTCAATGCTGCTGTATATGTAGGCTATTAA